The following are encoded in a window of Gasterosteus aculeatus chromosome 5, fGasAcu3.hap1.1, whole genome shotgun sequence genomic DNA:
- the LOC120819344 gene encoding pepsin A, producing MMWAFVVCAMVALSECLLQVPLEKGQSAREFLEQQGKWDEYRVRYPYNPMAKFDERFAVGGEPMTNDADLAYYGIISIGTPPQSFKVIFDSGSSNLWVPSIYCNSPACNNHAKFNPGTSSTYRNNGGALSIRYGTGSMTGILGYDTVKVGGLAVTNQIFGLSESEAPFMQYMRADGILGLAYPRLSASGATPVFDNMMREGLVNQDLFSVYLSSDSQQGSVVTFGGVDPNHYSGPISWIPLSNELYWQITVDSVTVNGQVVACNGGCQAIVDTGTSLIVGPQSSISSINSRVGARSQNGDYLVNCNGIAQMPDVTFHIHGQEFTIPASAYVCQSQYYGCRTGFGNGGDNLWILGDVFIRQYYSIFNRAQNMVGLAKAR from the exons ATGATGTGGGCCTTTGTTGTGTGTGCCATGGTGGCGCTGTCCGAGTGCCTCCTCCA GGTCCCTCTGGAGAAAGGTCAGTCCGCCAGGGAGTTCTTGGAGCAGCAGGGTAAATGGGACGAGTACAGAGTCAGGTACCCCTACAACCCCATGGCCAAGTTTGACGAGCGCTTTGCTGTGGGCGGCGAGCCCATGACCAACGACGCTGAT CTCGCTTACTACGGAATCATCTCCATTGGAACTCCCCCTCAGTCCTTCAAGGTCATCTTTGACTCTGGCTCGTCCAACCTGTGGGTGCCCTCCATCTACTGCAACAGTCCAGCCTGCA ATAACCATGCCAAGTTCAACCCTGGCACCAGCAGCACCTACAGAAACAACGGCGGCGCTCTCAGTATCCGCTACGGCACCGGCAGCATGACCGGAATCCTTGGATACGACACCGTGAAG GTGGGTGGACTCGCTGTGACGAACCAGATCTTCGGCCTGAGCGAGTCGGAGGCTCCCTTCATGCAGTACATGCGTGCGGATGGTATCCTGGGCCTGGCGTACCCACGCCTGTCAGCATCCGGCGCCACACCTGTCTTTGACAACATGATGAGGGAGGGCCTGGTCAACCAGGACCTCTTCTCTGTGTACCTGAGCTC TGACTCTCAACAGGGCAGCGTGGTGACCTTCGGTGGTGTTGACCCCAACCACTACTCTGGCCCCATCTCCTGGATCCCCCTGTCCAATGAGCTGTACTGGCAGATCACAGTGGACAG TGTGACGGTCAATGGTCAGGTTGTGGCTTGTAATGGCGGCTGCCAGGCGATCGTGGACACCGGCACTTCTCTGATTGTCGGACCTcagagcagcatcagcagcatcaaCAGCCGGGTGGGAGCCAGGAGTCAGAACGGAGAC TACCTTGTCAACTGTAACGGCATTGCCCAAATGCCAGATGTGACCTTCCACATCCATGGACAGGAATTCACCATCCCAGCCTCTGCCTACGTCTGTCAG TCTCAGTACTATGGCTGCCGTACTGGCTTCGGCAACGGAGGGGACAACCTGTGGATCCTGGGTGATGTCTTCATCAGACAGTACTACTCCATCTTCAACAGAGCCCAGAACATGGTGGGTCTGGCCAAGGCTAGATAA